From the Halomonas meridiana genome, one window contains:
- a CDS encoding FlgO family outer membrane protein produces MSLRSIFALTSVRLFRADVLAALCMTLLLTGCANLGNNAQPQEPEPDLSELAHEAAEQMVMNNPDLTRYSPMIAATFVSIDNLSQSSTFGRISSEIMASALAQQGMQVREVKMRDSMFIEESVGELILSRQVQRLSSQHNARSILMGTYAQGQDYLYVSVRVVRAGDAMVLGSADFQLPLDNNMRSLLEAQGGW; encoded by the coding sequence ATGTCTTTACGTTCGATTTTTGCATTAACGTCGGTGCGCCTGTTTCGCGCTGACGTTTTGGCTGCACTTTGCATGACGTTACTGCTGACGGGCTGCGCTAACTTGGGCAACAACGCTCAGCCTCAAGAACCAGAACCTGACCTGTCAGAGCTCGCCCATGAAGCGGCAGAGCAGATGGTGATGAACAACCCCGACTTGACCCGCTACAGCCCGATGATTGCGGCCACCTTTGTCAGTATCGACAACCTCAGCCAATCCTCGACCTTTGGTCGGATCAGTTCTGAGATCATGGCCTCGGCCCTGGCCCAACAGGGTATGCAGGTTCGCGAAGTCAAAATGCGCGATAGCATGTTTATCGAAGAGAGCGTGGGGGAGTTGATTCTATCCCGCCAAGTTCAGCGGCTAAGCTCTCAGCACAATGCACGTTCTATCCTGATGGGTACCTATGCCCAAGGTCAGGACTATTTATACGTGAGCGTTCGTGTCGTTCGCGCTGGCGATGCCATGGTATTGGGAAGTGCAGACTTCCAATTGCCATTGGATAATAATATGCGCAGCCTGTTAGAGGCTCAGGGCGGCTGGTAA
- a CDS encoding glycosyltransferase family 32 protein, which produces MSSRRRTRQPHIVAVSRVIKLLANITKVLSYGFHALFPNKRFTLPERAAPWLPAKQETVIPRIIWQTNFTNKVTLPVYLNYLFNRLMAPRFEYRFMITQARQDFIKQNFDPAWLESYDKLQIGAAQADFWRLLALYQHGGVYLDIDAHAIWPLGRVVPADIDELYVTTRKGELSNYFIASRPGNPNLLKLIEQVHHNIVENQLTNVFELTGPGVFIKLLDQAHVPTVSYRHACNQGSFTNEHFQYIDKKAGKWTKEQQKVSIIRQDSPKP; this is translated from the coding sequence ATGTCTTCACGTCGCCGTACCCGCCAGCCCCATATCGTGGCCGTCAGCCGGGTGATCAAACTGTTGGCCAACATTACGAAAGTATTGAGCTATGGATTTCACGCCCTCTTTCCCAACAAGCGTTTTACGCTGCCAGAACGCGCAGCCCCCTGGCTGCCCGCCAAGCAAGAGACCGTCATCCCTCGTATTATTTGGCAAACCAACTTTACCAATAAGGTGACGCTGCCGGTTTATCTCAATTATCTTTTCAATCGTCTGATGGCGCCGCGCTTTGAGTATCGTTTCATGATCACCCAAGCGCGCCAGGACTTCATTAAACAAAACTTCGATCCTGCGTGGCTCGAGAGCTACGATAAATTGCAGATTGGTGCCGCTCAGGCCGATTTTTGGCGACTATTGGCGCTTTATCAACATGGTGGCGTTTACCTGGACATCGACGCCCATGCCATCTGGCCATTAGGCCGGGTAGTACCCGCAGATATCGACGAGTTGTATGTGACGACCCGCAAAGGAGAACTAAGCAACTACTTTATTGCCAGTCGTCCCGGTAACCCCAACCTGCTTAAATTGATTGAGCAGGTCCATCACAACATCGTAGAGAATCAGCTTACTAACGTGTTTGAGCTGACGGGGCCGGGCGTTTTCATCAAGCTATTGGATCAAGCTCACGTGCCCACGGTCTCCTACCGTCATGCTTGTAACCAGGGCAGTTTTACCAATGAACACTTCCAATATATTGATAAGAAAGCGGGCAAGTGGACCAAGGAACAGCAAAAGGTGAGCATCATTCGCCAAGACTCGCCCAAGCCCTAG
- a CDS encoding mannosyl-3-phosphoglycerate phosphatase yields the protein MTEHTRTTAAHSEGASLTQQPPGSPDPALQPRLVVTDLDGSLLDHHSYDFSPAAPWLARLKQLGVPVIPVTSKTRAELISLREALGLTATPFVAENGAVIGLPPGWCHARLDRPGSGLDGVVVKHTGVDVGFIRARLNVWRKRLGVRFTRMSELDMAAVMSLTGLDETRAKAARQREGSEPLIWEDDEAALANFRLALKGDGLMLTQGGRFWHVMGKASDKGSAVDWLIKRFTALRGREPLSLGLGDGPNDISMLDAVDRAVVIKGCHDLTVTPTNTALYRTQETGPTGWAEGVAHWWGRDDRRLASAPTQASVTA from the coding sequence ATGACCGAACACACCCGCACGACAGCCGCCCACTCTGAGGGGGCGAGCCTTACCCAGCAGCCGCCAGGAAGCCCCGACCCGGCCCTTCAGCCGCGCTTGGTGGTCACCGACTTAGATGGGTCGCTGCTCGATCACCACAGTTACGACTTCTCTCCTGCCGCGCCTTGGTTGGCGCGCCTAAAACAGCTGGGCGTGCCCGTGATCCCGGTCACCAGTAAAACCCGCGCCGAGCTGATCTCCCTGCGTGAAGCACTAGGCCTGACGGCGACGCCGTTCGTGGCGGAAAACGGCGCTGTGATTGGCCTGCCTCCGGGCTGGTGTCACGCCCGGTTAGATCGCCCTGGCAGCGGGCTGGACGGCGTTGTCGTGAAACACACCGGTGTGGACGTGGGGTTTATCCGTGCACGGCTGAACGTCTGGCGCAAGCGTTTGGGCGTGCGCTTTACCCGGATGAGCGAACTGGATATGGCGGCTGTGATGTCGCTCACCGGTTTAGACGAAACCCGCGCCAAAGCGGCCCGGCAGCGTGAAGGCAGCGAGCCGCTTATTTGGGAAGACGACGAGGCTGCGCTGGCCAATTTCCGGTTAGCGCTGAAAGGCGATGGCTTGATGCTCACCCAAGGCGGACGCTTTTGGCATGTGATGGGGAAAGCCTCGGATAAGGGCAGCGCCGTTGATTGGCTCATCAAACGCTTTACCGCGTTGCGTGGCCGTGAGCCGCTCTCATTAGGACTAGGTGACGGCCCGAACGATATATCCATGCTCGATGCCGTTGATCGGGCCGTCGTGATCAAAGGGTGCCACGACTTGACCGTCACGCCGACGAATACAGCGCTATATCGCACTCAGGAAACCGGGCCGACAGGCTGGGCCGAGGGGGTGGCCCACTGGTGGGGGCGAGACGACCGCCGATTAGCGTCGGCACCTACCCAAGCGTCCGTTACGGCCTAA
- a CDS encoding OmpA family protein translates to MLEDHRSGPRHDSLMSTYPEDDSNSGWMISYIDIMTLLVALFVIIIAAAGVTSPDWTPDDAEVDTSTGLATPLEVPLPALLDERRPPRSPMPVVVPGELSPMAISAALGVAGLPPRAEVVPSVPPLLALPEEAVNSASPSEPTRVASLIDTLQAALASAPSSSTTRLPTPLVREEDPPAPLPLADYMVLLTDRPPVNVQEVSDEAISSALALTENLAERVEASPYLPNLEGVEVSRVAEGISLRVQDRLLFPSATAELTQGGSSLVGSLLETIQRYDGEVWVEGHSDSQTINTPEFSSNWALSSARAIAIVEALEAAGVAPERLRAVGLAATQPLEDNSTAEGRARNRRVEVVIHVE, encoded by the coding sequence ATGCTTGAGGACCACCGCAGCGGCCCACGTCATGACTCCCTGATGTCGACGTACCCTGAGGACGATAGCAACAGCGGCTGGATGATCAGCTATATCGATATTATGACGCTGCTGGTCGCCCTATTCGTCATCATTATTGCGGCTGCCGGGGTCACAAGCCCCGACTGGACCCCCGATGACGCGGAAGTGGACACGAGCACAGGCCTGGCGACACCGCTGGAAGTGCCGCTGCCTGCCTTACTGGATGAGCGTCGCCCACCGCGCTCCCCAATGCCAGTGGTGGTGCCTGGTGAGCTCAGCCCCATGGCGATCAGCGCCGCCTTGGGCGTGGCAGGGCTGCCCCCGCGAGCCGAGGTGGTGCCCAGCGTGCCGCCGTTACTGGCGCTGCCGGAAGAGGCGGTGAACTCTGCATCACCATCAGAGCCTACGCGGGTAGCGTCGCTCATCGACACCCTGCAAGCCGCGTTGGCGTCTGCGCCTTCGTCGTCAACGACGAGGCTGCCCACGCCTCTGGTGCGGGAAGAGGATCCGCCAGCGCCGCTTCCCTTAGCGGATTACATGGTACTTCTCACGGATCGCCCCCCCGTGAATGTACAAGAGGTCAGCGACGAGGCCATCAGTAGCGCTCTAGCACTCACGGAAAACTTGGCCGAGCGGGTAGAGGCGTCCCCCTATTTGCCCAACTTGGAGGGTGTCGAAGTCTCCCGGGTGGCCGAAGGGATCAGCCTACGCGTGCAGGACAGGCTGCTTTTCCCCTCGGCGACGGCAGAGCTGACACAAGGCGGCTCATCGCTGGTAGGTAGCCTGCTGGAGACGATTCAGCGCTATGACGGTGAAGTGTGGGTTGAGGGCCACTCCGATAGCCAGACCATTAATACCCCAGAGTTCTCCTCGAACTGGGCGCTCTCTAGCGCCCGTGCGATTGCCATTGTCGAAGCCTTGGAAGCGGCCGGTGTTGCGCCTGAGCGGCTGCGGGCCGTGGGGCTTGCGGCGACGCAGCCGTTGGAAGATAACAGCACGGCAGAAGGGCGGGCACGCAATCGCCGCGTCGAGGTAGTGATTCACGTGGAGTAG